The window CTTCCAATACTCTCTTTCCtctgtggttgttgttgttgtctttgctTCCTCTCTCTCCTCAAGTTTCTCCCTTAGTCTCCTCACTTCCtctctcagcttcttcctctctttcctccACTCTCTCTCCGCCTCTTTAAGCTGAGCATACatcaccttctctctctcatctctctctttaacCATGGGTCTTCTTGATCCTCTGCTTTTCTCTTTCGACGTCTCCTTCACACTTTTCATACGTTTTCCTCTCACTTGCTTGCTTGTGCATCCACCCATATCTAATCTTGcgaatgtttcttcttcttcttcgatctttctttttcctttaataACATGGAGGAATAAGAATATTTTAACAAAGGAGtatctcactttttttttcctctcaaaCCTATGTTGTTGTCTTATTTATTGATGTAGAGAGGCTCTCCTTCATTCAATGAAGAGAAGTCATAATTGTGAATGAGTTAGCTCCACTAGTACTACACTTTCTTACCCAAATTGTACAATCCAAATGACCCACACCCACACATAATGTTTGTAAGTGGACAATGCCATATTACCTATGTGGATTGTGGTAGCTAGTTTACGGTCTAAGTTcattttgatttgttgtgtACTTTAGCACTGTTCGTATAATTGCTTGGTCAAGACCATCATATGAGTTTTATACATCCTCCAATAGTCCAATGAATAAAACTCATATGATGGTCTTGACCAAGCAATTATACGAACAGTGctaaaaacacaacaaatcaaaactaaagaaGGCACATCTTTGCAACTATtgtaataaattttacattaaagAGTATATACATCTTTTAGCATATATTATAAGTAGTAGAATGAATGTCACAACCTGACCGAAAAATACCAGAGCTGTGGCATACATTTTGATTTTACTAACAATACGTACACAAACTCCAACAAGCCTAAACATCTTTTCGGCATCATCACAGAACTATTCGATCATAAGGGATCGCATACAGACATAAACCATCGAACCATGCCACAATCTCTGTCTCTCTAGTGAGTGAGAGCCACTGCAGCTTCTTGAACCAGCGGCTGAGTAACGTGCACAAAATGCTCAGCTTCACGCTCAACTTCTTCCCAACACCTATGAGAGTCTCTTCCTTCGCCCATTTTCTTCACAAACGCTACAAATTTCCCCCAGTTATTCGCCTGAAACAACTCCGGGTTCATCCTTAGGTAAGTAAATGCACACATCTCTCGCTTTTCTCCCTCGCTGTTCTGATCGAAGCTCAGCGCTGTGGCCTTGAGGATCTGCTCGTGCGCATAGTCATCGTACCTAGGCAATGCGTTTTCACCAGCTAGAGGAACTTCTGCGGCCAGAGTGGCTAGAGCCACCTGGTTAACTAGCTTCTCTGGTGCACAAAGCGCGTCCTGAGGCTGTTCGTGGTCCCTCATCTCGATACATGTGAAGTTGAATATGGCGTTGTGTCTGGCTAACATTTGGGCGATCGGTAGGTACCCATCTCTGAACCTTGTGTTGTAGTATCCCGCTGTGAGCTCAGGGGCGTGAGAACGGGTCCCGTAGTGCCAGTGGATTCCAGCGATTTTGACAGATATTTTGACACCCGTGCTTTCGAATATCGATTTGGCTGATGAAAGAATCCGCTCACCATGATCTAGCAGCATCTGAGAGTACCACGAGAGGAAGAACTCTCCGTACTCTGTGTTCCAACCACCATCTTCTTTTTTGAAGAACTGAGTGTCTTCTGGCCAGTTATTGTAGTGACCAGCATCGGTTGGACCAGTACTACCCCACTCTGGCTTCCCATAAGCCTCAGCTGCTGCTTTCAAGCTGCTTAGTGagtactgcatcaatcaaagcaAGTAAAATAATTTAGCATTACATTCTTTGCAAAACGAATCAGAGGCTATCCATCTGTGATTTGCGGTAATTACCTTATCATAGCACTGGAAGGCTCCAATCCCTGGGAACTTCCATGTACCCTCTTGCTCGGGGTACGAAGGGTAACGCAGCTCTCCTGCAGGTCCCATTCCCACTTGGATTTcctgaaaaaaatgaaaaaatgatttcCAAACTCAGGCTTCTAACCAAAACATTGTTGAGGAACAAAGAGAGTCAAAGAAGCatgttctaaaatgatgcacgAAACGGAGAAAAGAAGCTAAAACATACCACAATGGTGTCTCCAAGAAGATGCTTGAAGTTGTCTCTGAAAGCACGCATGAAATCCCCATAGCACTGCACGGGAGTTCTACCTTTAAGAACTGGAAGTGTATCCGCACCAAGTGATACATACTCATGGTTCCTTCTTCCCCACTGATCAGTGTATGCAAGCTCTGGGTCCTTGTCAACCTCTTCAATAACCCACTGAGGCAGAGGAATACTGAAGAAAAAGAACCCAACATTTCATTAGTGAATGATACGACAATGACTTCTTCACTCTTATATGAGGTAACTCTATATTGAAGACATAAAAATAAGTCATTGGTCCATATAAAAGAAACGTCTTGACTACAAAATCCATCTTTTGTAATCAATCTTGAAAGAGATATAAGACCGacagaaaaaaccaaaaagaccCGAAAGGAGTATAGAGTTTCGCAAGGAGAAAACAACAGAGAAAAAGACGAACAAGTTGCTTAATGTTTAATTTGAGACGCTCACgtaacaaaggaaaaaaaaaacaagaaaaaagatgtGGCTCTTAAACTCTTGAAACTATCACTTTCTTCTTGAACATTGTATCATCACGTGTCACAGCAATTCCCGTACACGTTACTCAATCAATCACTTCAAAGTTTAATTACAATCTGCAATCCTAAAATTCCTCTCTAATCAAACTAACCATTCACAGAATCTCAATGTTATATCAAACCTCTGCCTAGAGTTAAAAATCCCCAATCCTAAGTATCataacaaacacacaaatcCTTAAACAAACTAAAGAGattgaacaaaagagagagagagagagagagagatacgtACGTTACAGAGTCACCAACGTTACCACCACACTGATGAAACGACATAACAGCTTGAACCTTAAGCCCAAGCTTCTTAGCCATCTCAAGCAACTCACTATAACCACCCCAATTATAAGTACCAGGAGACTCCTTCTCAACCAAACCCCACCACACATCAATCATAATCCCTTCAACACCAGCACTCTTCAACGCCTGCAAACTCGCTTTCATCGCCTTCCTCCGATTCACCGTATTCCCCATCGTAACACTATCGAGCGGCATCATAACAAACACAGGAACAcctcctccttctctcttttccaCAATCCCTCCTTCTTTATACGTTCTCTGTACCTCCTCCATAGTCTCAACTCCGCTCTCCACCGCGTAAGCTTTACACGCCACCGACAGATCCGCACGCGTCGCACCTAAAACAGGACTCATCGGAGGCGATGGATCTGTCCCGTGAGACTTGTAGTTTCGATTCATCGGTTTAGAGGACATCATCATCCTCGCCGATGGTGGTGAAGCAGATAACATCGACGAATCGGTCATTTCGCCGGATTTGATCGGAGTTCCGGCGAGTACTCCGAGCTGATGCGATATATTAagcgccattttttttttctcactctctaTTACGAATCAAACAAGAATCGATCGTTTGAATATTCCTTCTTTGAATCTTTATtgagatttgttgttgtttttgttgtgtgtgtgaggGGAAGAGAtctgagaagatgaagaaagggGGAAGATATTTATaggggagaaaaaaaaaggataagattataataatatatttggtaaTTTAAAATGGGTGATCGAGTGACACGTGTAAAAACGTATGATGTGGATAAAGAGATCTTTTTTTAGAGTCTGAAGAGTTTGGACGGTGGGGTTAGCTGTGCGCGTGATCTTTTTTCTAGCAGACGCGCTTTTTAGcctcatgttatttttttttgtggttaccagaaaatatatatatttgttattgttgtggattttataatgaaattaaataaaagtatgactttatttttgtaatcaCGGGTTTTATTAGGTGAAGAGGTGAGATaacattttttcttatgaagCCAAACGGGGATAGTGATAGTAGTGTTGGTTTTATAACGTTCCTATCTGATGAAACGTTACGtgttttcatttaatttggttagttttgtaaatgtataaatATAGATGGAAATAACAACATATGATTAGTTGTTTTTATTAAGCATACAGTATATGAATACGTGGTTAAGGTAATCTAAATGAGCCAAAATGATAACGCGAAGTTATCCGGTAGCTTTTTTCTCAGTTTAAGGTTGTAAAATACAGTTTAAATTTGTGGgttttgaaataatttataaaatccgAAATTTCTATTAACATATACCACATTAAAACTatgattcttttttgttaaccttcaaaaaatagaaaaatactgTTTAGAAATTAGAACCTTGAATGCTTTGCACAAGCCTTAATTTTGCGGAGGCTTTTGGTTTTAGTACTATGAAGTGAAGAAGGGAGTGTGTAGCGTAATGGaatggagaaaatattataatacgTACATCAACTTTGAGTAAAAAATAAGTTAGACTCACAGTGGATACTTTAATTTAGTTGTGAAAAAACATCACTTGCACGAAATAGATGCATGCTTAGTGAAGCATGGTAGAGATGGTAAAATTGTTTGGGATTTATTACTCCATATGGTCACATGTAACTATGTAAAGTGATCACCAATATAATATAATCCACTCAGTCATCAATTTCTAGAATTTATACAACACCAAAAAacagattttagattttagatttgtCGCTGATTATAAGCAGTTCAGTCTTTTCTACAACACACGCTCTTCTCTATGTTAGCAGTTGCACAATCGATCGCTTGTCCAACATAAGCCTCTTTCTTTTAGAACCGAAACCTTTTAGACTCTCAAACGTATACGCTAACCCTAATGAAAGCTTCAACACATATATAATCATACTATACCGGGtaaattttgttgtataaaataTTCTCAACAAGATTGATGCATCAAAACTTTAATAGTCCAAAATCTTTTCATAATCTTTCATCTTTAGAACTCTCACATGAAGTCTCACGCAGTCCGCTTCATGTTTTAacgcaaaatatatatttgttttcattgaaTTTTTCATGTGCCACCAGATTTTTCATGTTCCACCAGCTTCGTGTGTTTCGTGATTATATGTCTAAAATGGTAAAATATTCTAAGCTTAAAACACACCGATTTGATGCAATTTCAGCAAACACACCATTATAAGCAGTTAGgcaaaaatatgaagaaaatattaattagttgttCTATCACGGATAAGAGAAGCAGAGAAGGATACAACATAATTTGTAAGAACTGAAACTTTTTTTAGTAAGTATAGAGTTCCTTTCAAAATGAGAAACTATCTTAAAATGATTTGTCACCATTCAATTCCATCATCTACTTACATTGTTCTTGGTACTTAATTTAGTGACGTACGACtgaaaaactctttttttgttgatttttcaaGTTTACAATCCAATTAAACatgtgaaaaataaatgaatcGAATACCTTAGTCTATAAGGAACAACAAAGTACTACTGCTAGCACAGTTAATCTAGATTATAgaccaatcaacaaaaaaaaagatgcctTGATCTAAAAGAAATACAGTAACAATAAAAATTCAGTGAATATTAATTCTAAACGAATTTGTCATGAAATCATCTATATAATTAGTAAACTTTAGAATTTAGGGGAGGCCATATATCTATCATCAGCTCAATTCGAATACTACCATTACAATATAGTAACTTTGAGAAACCCAAATTAATTTAACTGTTTTATATAGTATTAGTTTACAAATTTGTGTAGAATATTAACTTCTTctttgaaaacaatgttttgatttttcttctctacaaaaatattgataattCTCTTTTGTGAGTACTTTGATTCAGCTCATGAATAATGTAATATACAataatgtattattatataagaaGTAAACATccatggaaaaaaaagaaaaagaaggagaaaatgtCGACcacatattaataaataacacACGGGCACGAAATAGAATGCACGTACAAACAAAATGTTGAACGGTGGTGCACCAATATTGAAGTTTaattttgtaagcttaacaCGTGCCTTGGTGATGTGGAGTGGCAAGTTCCCACAATTTTGGGATTACTGTTTTCCTGACTTTATTAATCAAATTCTAAAGGCTGAGAGTGAACCGTTTCGTTGCTCGTCAAATCTTTCTAGGACAGAAACTGCCAACTTTTTTTCAAGATTGGATTATATAGATTTCGGATAATGACTAgaaccttcttctttttgtgaaaGGATCAAtgatttctttttaagtttgtttAAGATGAGGAAGTATTCATCTTCTTACATGTGATTTTAATCATGTCACAAAAAGTTCTTTTCATGAAAGATCAATGCCTCAGTTTCAGTTTACTAAGATGTGAAGTATATATTAAGGAGTAATCATAAGAATTGATTTGATTatgatctttatatatgtaaagtgTATATTCTCAATTACTTTTGTACAATACCCTAGGTTATTcacatatctttatatattgtctactgtaaataaataagaatcatCTTTTGACACATACATTTATATGGTATCAGagacagttaaaaaaaaaaaaagatcttttaTCGTTTTTTCAAAGTCTGCTTCTTTCTCTCCTACGATGAGTGACACCACCATGGtcataaacaatcaaacacttCTTCACATCAATATGTCCAATGTTACCAAACTCACCCCCATCAATTATCTTATGTGGAAACTTCAAATCCAAGCTTTTGTCGATGGCTATGGCCTTGTCGACCATCTTGATGGTTCTATGGAGGTTCCATCACCCACTCTTACCACCGATGCTGCTGTTTCTGACATTCCTGCCTTTGTCACATGGAAACTCCAAGACAAATTAATTTACAGTGTTCTCCTTGGTGCTATCTCCGTCAATGTCCAGCCGATTCTTTCACGAACAACCACTACGTCCGAGATCTGGAGTACGCTTGTAGAGACTTATGGAAAGGCAAGTCGTGGTCATGTACAACAATTGAAGGACCAGCTGCCGACATGGACCAAGGGATCTCAGACTATCGATGACTACCTTCAAGGGCTTACAACCAGGTTTAATACTCTTGCCAATCTTGGAAAACCAATGGATCATGATGATCAGATCGACTTGATACTTGCTGGCTTACCGAAGAATATCGTCCTATTATTGATCAAATTGAAGCTCGTGATGTTTCTCCAACCATCTCGTATGTTCATGAGAGGTTACGTACTCTTGAGGCAAAGCTTTTCTCCAAGGCTATCCTCGTTTCTCTTCCCATGACGGCTAATGTCGCAACACAACGTcctcacaacaacaacaacaacaacaacaacaatcgcCACAATAATCACTACAAAAAATGCCCCAACACTCAGCACTCTAACTGGCAGTCCTCTTCTCATCGGTATGATCAGCGTCAATATCGCCCTTATTTGGGCAAATATCAATTCTGTGGCCTTAAAGGTCATTCTGCTAGAAGGTGTTCTCAACACACCGGTCTTTTCATACCTTCGCAGCCACGAGCTAACCTAGTTCCACTAAATATGGGCATTAGTAGCAGATCACGGTAGTACGAATTCACTGACTGCTACTAAAAGTGCCAAAATTGGGTGACAACTCTATTATAGCATTAAATTCGTgctagaaaatatttttgttaagtgGGAATCTAAAAATTGCTACTATAGGTGAAAATTCATTTTGGAGGCAACACATTTAGccatttttttaaggttttcaGAATAGAAGCAaaaatgtttccttttttaaagaatttcttcttcttctcctcctccattttctatctttttattcTTCACACAATCCCTAACAGCTAGCGCTTCTACTTCTTCCTAAATTCCTCCCTctatttctctttgtttgtctCTCCCTATCTcttttaaaacatcatataacaaatatatttgtatatatataaatattgtaattaaaccgtaatatctctatattagtaaaagagaagtacaaaactACTTCCGGGTCGggtcaaataaaaaaacaaacccgaAATCAAAGTATTTGGATTCGGGTGCGAAATATCCGAAAATTATAGATGGGTTATTCGgtcatatatttattaaatcgtatatactaaatattaaatgaaacttaaacaaattttccaaaacaaaacaatagtaaCTGCAAGAATATATTTGGTGCCTGTAACTtaggaaactaacaaaattagtGTTATATTAAtcaactagattatgacccgcggtgtaccgcaagacaatatttttttgttttttttattaatatactatttttatattaattttgttaatatactcctcttttgttaattttagtgctttagtatataatttgtggtataccgcacaacatttttgtttaatacaatcttaaattaatcagtttgatttgacatattttatattagtgttgttaaaatagtaaaataaggatttaatccgtattaaaatatcatattaatgatattttactttttaatattatcaactcaatcatgtaatgtcatataacccgtttgtgttattttgaaaattcgatatgtttaaatattcataattttaatttttttattaagtttagatatatcagttataaattataaacttcttaaaattctataatttactatatatgtatgttgaacacacactttttatattaattgagtaatatatgttcgtttaaaaaaattcaaatcacaatatatagaggaaaaatacatattttattaacgttatgtattatatgatgattcactacatttaaaatttaaaataaaaaaaaagatgataggagaatattttttttttatatgaaatacatcttctaaatatctatattaattataaaatattatatatggatatttaaaatattttaattctgtttggttataaaaatagtagagagaattaactaaacttgtttggatataaacataaacattaaatgcaaaaaaattccaaaaatttattttttagcaaaaactgctgcaaaaatactagtatagattagtAATATGAAAATAGCAAACAAATTATTTCGgaaattttaattatagaaatacCATTTATGGGCAGAAACCGTAAATTAATTAGTtgtcataaaaaataaacattccAACCAAAAATTCCTAATTGAATATCATGTCTTCATaaggaaaattaataaaaaatgaatatatgcTCATATatactgatttttttgtttgttgtattttcaaattcaGTTTGGAAAAAAATCAGTGAAGTTTATCCAATGTAATGAATTTCGGAAATTTCAAACCATAAAAATCCAAGTATTATGTAATCATAGGATCTTGAAGATTTTATCTTTTATGAAAAATCAGTAGTCAACAAAATTTATGGGAATGTTgtaaatttgttatttatatattattctatttaaatttgGAATGTTGTAgtttaaatcattttaatttggtaatacctatatatacacaaaagagATACTAACTAAATGTGATCTTAACAAACATGTGTAatcttcaaaaccctaaacttaCAGTCGGTTATCTctaaactataaatatttgCATGAGGTTGTGCCACTCTCATATCATTCTCATTTTCCCACTAAACTTTATTTGCAAACTTGTAACAAAAATATGGCTGGTAATGATGGTTTCACAAGCCTCAATGCTATCAAACCTTTCAAACAAACCTAGAAAATTCAGGTAAAAATCGTTCATTGTTGGAAGCAATACTCTACTTGTACAAGAGTGACAAATTACAAAGTTGGTGGTTTTGACCGAATCATATGCAAGCTCTAATTCTCACTTTCTAATATGTTAGTAATATAGAAATGAcattttctcattcattttgtttaatCTAATATTAGTCCTTTTATTTGAAATTGTAGGTTTTggaaaatatactattttgaaggcaaaaacaaaacctaactCGTAAAGTCATTTTTATATGCTTAACTATATCTCTAATTTAtaatgttatataattttagttgCACCATGTTTATAGTGGATACGACTGTTCTAGAAAATCGAAAGCATTGGTAAGTCtattacattttcatttttatatgtattttcttGGACATTATTTAgtttgtaacttttgttttcatattattgtaAG is drawn from Camelina sativa cultivar DH55 chromosome 1, Cs, whole genome shotgun sequence and contains these coding sequences:
- the LOC104789351 gene encoding beta-amylase 1, chloroplastic, producing MALNISHQLGVLAGTPIKSGEMTDSSMLSASPPSARMMMSSKPMNRNYKSHGTDPSPPMSPVLGATRADLSVACKAYAVESGVETMEEVQRTYKEGGIVEKREGGGVPVFVMMPLDSVTMGNTVNRRKAMKASLQALKSAGVEGIMIDVWWGLVEKESPGTYNWGGYSELLEMAKKLGLKVQAVMSFHQCGGNVGDSVTIPLPQWVIEEVDKDPELAYTDQWGRRNHEYVSLGADTLPVLKGRTPVQCYGDFMRAFRDNFKHLLGDTIVEIQVGMGPAGELRYPSYPEQEGTWKFPGIGAFQCYDKYSLSSLKAAAEAYGKPEWGSTGPTDAGHYNNWPEDTQFFKKEDGGWNTEYGEFFLSWYSQMLLDHGERILSSAKSIFESTGVKISVKIAGIHWHYGTRSHAPELTAGYYNTRFRDGYLPIAQMLARHNAIFNFTCIEMRDHEQPQDALCAPEKLVNQVALATLAAEVPLAGENALPRYDDYAHEQILKATALSFDQNSEGEKREMCAFTYLRMNPELFQANNWGKFVAFVKKMGEGRDSHRCWEEVEREAEHFVHVTQPLVQEAAVALTH